One window of Pseudacidobacterium ailaaui genomic DNA carries:
- a CDS encoding prepilin peptidase: MLFGLAMGSFLNVCIARLPRHQSIISPASHCPACGAAIRPSDNVPLLSWLLLRGRCRSCAWRIPPRYPLVELSSMFLFLLCGLLWGVSVKSAGMCLLCFLLLGLAVMDAETLLLPDAFTLPGIVLGVLYSGIVAGWHAAVWSFVDAIIAGLALLLLRWLYWMLRRSEGLGLGDVKLLAMIAAWLGPPQTLLVLFLGTVCTAVFGLALLPFAGKHLAQTKRPRRESVHSKGGPDSSRAASLWRATALPYGSFLCASAIYAIFMGPQTIRWYLHFFFK, from the coding sequence ATGCTTTTTGGGCTGGCGATGGGCAGCTTCCTGAATGTCTGCATTGCACGTCTGCCGAGGCACCAATCCATCATTTCCCCTGCCTCCCATTGCCCAGCATGTGGCGCAGCCATACGGCCCAGCGATAATGTCCCCTTACTGAGCTGGCTGTTGTTGCGGGGACGCTGCCGGTCCTGTGCGTGGAGGATCCCGCCACGTTACCCACTGGTTGAGCTGAGCTCAATGTTTTTATTCCTTCTTTGCGGTCTGCTATGGGGAGTAAGCGTCAAGTCTGCGGGTATGTGTCTGCTTTGCTTCCTGCTACTCGGCCTGGCCGTAATGGATGCCGAGACCCTGCTTTTACCTGATGCCTTCACGCTGCCCGGTATCGTTCTGGGTGTTCTTTATTCCGGAATTGTCGCGGGCTGGCACGCCGCGGTATGGTCTTTTGTTGATGCAATCATCGCAGGTCTGGCTCTGCTGCTGCTTCGATGGTTGTACTGGATGCTACGCCGCAGCGAAGGCCTGGGACTGGGCGATGTAAAGCTGCTGGCCATGATTGCTGCATGGCTTGGCCCTCCGCAGACTTTGCTTGTTCTGTTCCTGGGAACAGTCTGCACAGCAGTCTTTGGCTTGGCCCTTCTTCCCTTTGCCGGAAAGCACCTTGCACAGACCAAGCGGCCCCGTCGTGAATCAGTCCATTCGAAAGGTGGACCTGATTCTTCCCGTGCTGCCAGTCTCTGGAGGGCCACGGCCCTACCCTATGGATCATTCCTTTGCGCCAGTGCCATCTACGCCATTTTTATGGGACCCCAAACCATACGCTGGTATCTCCACTTCTTCTTCAAGTAA